The following coding sequences lie in one Frigoribacterium sp. SL97 genomic window:
- a CDS encoding metal-dependent hydrolase → MMGGHHAATGAAAWIAVTATAGHGMGLYPVTPVGTIAGALLCAGAALAADADHSSATIAHSVPVLGKVVTRGIEQASGGHRHGLHCLLAVLCAWLLATGLGFVVIQPDWWGAPISIGTAVMSAAIMTFALKALKLSRGSWGLAWLMGTAIAAFITLFAPEQQSWFVVCFTLGYAVHLAGDFLTTGGLPLLWPWVPKPPRAWAKIPVLKNVWQKNGYMAMPILGNAGSFREWLLLIPISLYAAYGVIHAALALVGVDLGSVIATVWATH, encoded by the coding sequence ATGATGGGTGGGCACCACGCGGCCACGGGCGCCGCAGCATGGATCGCGGTCACCGCGACCGCTGGCCACGGCATGGGCCTCTACCCGGTGACCCCGGTAGGGACCATCGCCGGAGCTCTCCTCTGCGCCGGCGCTGCTCTTGCCGCCGACGCCGACCACAGTTCCGCCACGATCGCGCACTCCGTCCCTGTGCTCGGGAAGGTCGTCACTCGGGGTATCGAGCAGGCCAGTGGCGGCCACCGACACGGCCTCCACTGCCTGCTCGCAGTCCTGTGCGCATGGCTTCTCGCCACGGGGCTCGGCTTCGTTGTCATCCAGCCCGACTGGTGGGGAGCGCCGATCAGCATCGGCACCGCGGTGATGAGCGCCGCGATCATGACCTTCGCCCTCAAGGCGCTCAAGCTCTCCCGCGGGTCGTGGGGTCTGGCCTGGCTCATGGGAACGGCCATCGCAGCCTTCATCACCCTGTTCGCCCCTGAGCAGCAGTCGTGGTTCGTCGTCTGCTTCACCCTCGGCTACGCCGTCCACCTCGCTGGCGACTTCCTCACGACAGGCGGCCTTCCTCTGCTCTGGCCGTGGGTGCCGAAGCCGCCAAGGGCCTGGGCAAAGATCCCCGTGCTCAAAAACGTGTGGCAGAAGAACGGCTACATGGCCATGCCCATCCTCGGCAACGCCGGCTCCTTCCGCGAGTGGCTGCTGCTCATCCCGATCAGCCTCTACGCCGCGTACGGCGTGATCCACGCAGCGCTCGCGCTCGTGGGCGTCGACCTCGGCTCAGTCATCGCGACGGTGTGGGCGACCCACTGA
- a CDS encoding ATP-dependent DNA helicase, with translation MTSSMPIEDRAEKVLERAVILGVGSPDARPRPGQLAATRDVATIQTKIGDGPSGRGHLAGQAGVGIGKSYVGLTNAGLRASLYGERTLFSTKSLPLQAQIVDKDAPVVSQAVADETGKGFTAAVLKGWGNYVCGNRAYELASALIGEDVFGFPGQSTIKPLMARVRKLPDDGTIKIEGGTVDLAEVKPLVLWSLQQMLNDGTSGDKDTYDGEASDDAWKAVSVSPEECVGLDECPFAEFCKSDRARTRAAEADVVVTNHSILAVQASIGVPVILGNATLGRFDHIIVDEAHELPKTVRSQGECSVSGRRMSGLIRLVRAVANDSDSRVSTWIEQGHQIAELVENELHGIFTERSSGEVGRLTDTDDPLARTGEGVIAWARVASRLIKKPVLDAQKSGRNNLVMAGRRATGGIDSLIADVTAVRKHKNGQARWLQAPPKATPVIGRRRPIKPWYAVQAAPVEVGGLLRGNLWTQTVEDEETGDVVDISPSVTCMSGTLPPGFAMDAGLNVRQNVEYELPFQAAYAQSMLYIPSAKGTDDVLDLTVEGFGGRRRFSTDKHADWALKQMYELVDANGGHALVLAAKGDTGKKYAQALRAHAAGRWNVYSQWDAGAPRLTLAKWKADTTGVLVGTQGLMTGVDAPGETCSLVILDRPPRAAANAVDDARVELIVERLGGGKAAEWTARRLVYVADSIELMGQARGRLIRGENDRGVFAVLEPRMLKNHVFTYEETARRDMMKTVDVYGQKTSELSAVTAFMRDRQKRRDLGLAA, from the coding sequence ATGACCTCCTCCATGCCGATCGAAGACCGCGCCGAGAAGGTGCTCGAGCGAGCAGTCATCCTCGGAGTCGGGTCGCCCGACGCACGCCCTCGACCCGGCCAACTGGCTGCCACCCGTGACGTCGCGACCATCCAGACGAAGATCGGAGACGGCCCCAGCGGCCGCGGGCACCTCGCCGGACAGGCCGGAGTCGGCATCGGCAAGAGCTACGTCGGACTCACCAACGCGGGCCTTCGCGCGTCGCTGTATGGCGAGAGGACGCTGTTCTCCACGAAGTCGCTTCCCCTGCAGGCGCAAATCGTCGACAAGGACGCCCCGGTGGTGTCACAGGCGGTCGCCGACGAGACGGGCAAGGGCTTCACCGCCGCCGTCCTCAAGGGTTGGGGCAACTACGTCTGCGGCAACCGGGCCTACGAGCTCGCCTCGGCGCTCATCGGCGAGGACGTCTTCGGCTTCCCCGGCCAGTCGACCATCAAGCCGCTCATGGCCCGCGTTCGGAAGCTCCCCGACGACGGCACCATCAAAATCGAGGGCGGCACAGTCGACCTCGCCGAGGTGAAGCCACTCGTTCTCTGGTCTCTGCAGCAGATGCTCAACGACGGCACCAGCGGTGACAAGGACACCTACGACGGCGAAGCCAGCGATGACGCATGGAAGGCCGTCTCCGTCTCGCCGGAGGAGTGCGTCGGGCTCGATGAGTGCCCGTTCGCGGAGTTCTGCAAGAGCGACCGGGCCCGCACCCGGGCGGCAGAAGCCGACGTCGTGGTGACGAACCACTCCATCCTCGCCGTGCAGGCCTCCATCGGCGTCCCCGTCATCCTCGGGAACGCGACCCTCGGCCGCTTCGATCACATCATCGTCGACGAGGCACACGAGCTGCCCAAGACCGTCCGCAGCCAGGGTGAGTGCTCGGTGTCCGGACGACGCATGTCGGGCCTGATCCGGCTCGTCCGCGCCGTGGCGAACGACAGCGACAGCCGGGTCTCCACGTGGATCGAGCAGGGCCACCAGATCGCCGAGCTCGTGGAGAACGAGCTGCACGGCATCTTCACGGAGCGCTCCTCCGGCGAGGTCGGTCGCCTCACCGACACCGACGACCCGCTCGCACGCACCGGTGAGGGTGTCATCGCCTGGGCCCGGGTCGCGTCACGCCTCATCAAGAAGCCCGTCCTCGACGCCCAGAAGAGCGGCCGCAACAACCTCGTGATGGCGGGACGCCGAGCCACCGGTGGCATCGACAGCCTGATCGCTGACGTGACCGCTGTGCGCAAGCACAAGAACGGGCAGGCCCGGTGGCTGCAAGCACCGCCCAAGGCCACCCCTGTCATCGGACGCCGGCGACCGATCAAGCCCTGGTACGCGGTCCAGGCCGCGCCAGTCGAGGTGGGCGGGCTGCTCCGCGGCAACCTGTGGACGCAGACGGTCGAAGACGAAGAGACGGGCGACGTCGTCGACATCAGCCCGTCGGTCACCTGCATGAGCGGCACGCTGCCCCCGGGCTTCGCCATGGACGCCGGCCTGAACGTCCGCCAGAACGTCGAGTACGAGCTGCCTTTCCAGGCCGCCTACGCCCAGTCCATGCTCTACATCCCCAGCGCGAAAGGGACGGACGACGTCCTCGACCTGACCGTCGAAGGCTTCGGTGGACGGCGCCGATTCAGCACCGACAAGCACGCCGACTGGGCGCTCAAGCAGATGTACGAGCTCGTCGACGCGAACGGCGGGCACGCTCTCGTGCTCGCCGCCAAGGGCGACACGGGCAAGAAGTACGCCCAGGCTCTCAGAGCCCACGCGGCCGGTCGCTGGAACGTGTACTCGCAGTGGGACGCCGGCGCACCTCGCCTCACTCTCGCGAAGTGGAAGGCTGACACGACGGGCGTCCTGGTGGGCACCCAAGGCCTCATGACCGGTGTCGACGCACCTGGCGAGACCTGCTCCCTCGTCATCCTCGACCGACCCCCGCGGGCAGCCGCGAACGCTGTCGATGACGCTCGCGTCGAGCTGATCGTCGAGCGCCTCGGCGGCGGCAAGGCGGCCGAATGGACCGCCCGACGCCTCGTTTACGTCGCGGACTCGATCGAGTTGATGGGTCAGGCTCGCGGGCGTCTCATTCGCGGCGAGAACGACCGCGGTGTCTTTGCCGTCCTCGAGCCGCGGATGCTCAAGAACCACGTCTTCACCTACGAGGAGACCGCGCGCCGCGACATGATGAAGACCGTCGATGTCTACGGACAGAAGACGTCGGAGCTGTCAGCTGTGACGGCGTTCATGCGGGACCGGCAGAAGCGACGCGACCTCGGCCTCGCGGCCTGA
- the cas3 gene encoding CRISPR-associated helicase Cas3', protein MDSPAARPVVDTRIWGKLGAAPHAPYPLINHLLDSAAAAQVVWSRWLRPGLRDLLTEALAPGDPDAACALVSALTGLHDIGKANVVFQTQAWAKDHDGYRGDFHPGHQAALEQDGYNVTLPTTGRLGGELSPDGTAGKVVGRHEGISMLVVAGRWPGSFDPVADAWAPAVLGAHHGQYHPHDDALAQTLSAEHRSTERILRQFMDGRWGEQQRAHFDAVLEATGTTAAQLQHRLAAHHSVAVILLSGIVTLADWLASTSKAIATGRRAGSAVDDSKVWLETRRAWFDSYIEDTLGVYQPIVDPVTDVMGKHAHSMSDLQKQALDVGAGLWVVAVPAGDGKTEAALLRHATLPEQEGLLLALPTRAMTDAMWARVRRFFHRTKNYAALLHGHARLNSFYSGADTDAAVEHIDNCGHDAGLTPNDWLSGTSRSLLAPLSVSTCDQVLAASLRQRRSFLRLLAVANRHLVLDEVHTYDTYQATLLAELLTFLSATRTNVTLLSASLPTHRLQQFTTAYAQAAPDGAIYPGTTTARAGHVEQTSVTSRRSFDLSYRIHETRAENLENAHTNLARRYRSASENARIGVVVNQVDRCINVGRQLSNLGEDVTVFHSRMTAGHRAEISGRLTELLGPESATGGVTVVGTQVIEASLDIDFDCMVSDLAPAASLVQRSGRLWRHSQPTNGTWEHVRPRRGASPVVDVVAALDDHAASGLSPIARYPYLMAELKRTLAALRARGGTLSIPGDVQALVDAAAITAEDLDDEMNLAEADIDDEYREDFRRLRKAASVVIHFRGHGFHEPILDEEMSFETLSAITTRAEADDASTRFIDQDQQTFLLLSADGQTPYAWHGTADDAAEVRGGADANALLSATFTMSLSRRRQMPGLIDAIAMDDWKPANAMFKQVQPVFLLDPTDYDPLLGLVAGMR, encoded by the coding sequence ATGGACTCCCCCGCCGCCAGGCCCGTCGTCGACACCCGCATCTGGGGCAAGCTCGGTGCCGCACCACACGCCCCGTACCCGCTGATCAACCACCTCCTGGACAGCGCAGCGGCGGCGCAGGTCGTGTGGAGCAGGTGGCTGCGTCCGGGCCTCCGCGACCTGCTCACGGAAGCTCTCGCCCCCGGCGACCCGGACGCGGCGTGCGCCCTCGTCTCTGCGCTGACCGGGCTGCACGACATCGGCAAGGCCAACGTCGTCTTCCAGACGCAGGCGTGGGCGAAGGACCACGACGGGTATCGCGGCGACTTCCACCCGGGGCACCAGGCCGCGCTCGAGCAGGACGGCTACAACGTCACGCTGCCGACGACGGGCCGGCTTGGCGGCGAGCTCTCCCCTGACGGGACGGCCGGCAAGGTCGTCGGCCGCCATGAGGGCATCAGCATGCTGGTCGTCGCCGGTCGCTGGCCGGGCAGCTTCGACCCGGTAGCTGATGCCTGGGCACCCGCCGTCCTCGGCGCTCACCACGGCCAGTACCACCCTCACGACGATGCGCTGGCACAGACGCTCAGCGCTGAACACCGCTCGACCGAGCGGATACTCCGGCAGTTCATGGACGGGCGGTGGGGCGAGCAGCAGCGTGCGCACTTCGACGCCGTCCTCGAGGCAACCGGGACGACAGCCGCGCAGCTCCAGCACCGTCTCGCAGCTCACCACTCCGTCGCCGTCATCCTGCTCAGCGGCATCGTCACCCTGGCCGACTGGCTTGCATCCACGTCCAAGGCGATCGCGACAGGGCGTCGCGCTGGTTCTGCAGTGGACGACTCCAAGGTGTGGCTCGAGACTCGCCGTGCCTGGTTCGACAGCTACATCGAGGACACCCTCGGTGTCTACCAGCCCATCGTCGACCCCGTGACCGACGTCATGGGGAAGCACGCGCACAGCATGTCGGACCTGCAGAAGCAGGCCCTCGACGTCGGCGCCGGCCTGTGGGTCGTGGCTGTCCCGGCTGGCGACGGCAAGACGGAAGCTGCCCTTCTCCGACACGCGACACTGCCTGAACAGGAAGGGCTGCTCCTCGCCCTGCCCACTCGAGCGATGACCGATGCGATGTGGGCGCGCGTCCGCCGTTTCTTCCACCGGACGAAGAACTACGCAGCGCTCCTCCATGGCCACGCCCGGCTGAACAGCTTCTACTCTGGCGCCGACACTGACGCAGCGGTCGAGCACATCGACAACTGCGGTCACGACGCGGGCCTCACGCCCAACGACTGGCTTTCGGGCACTTCGCGCTCGCTCCTCGCACCCCTCAGCGTGTCCACGTGCGACCAGGTCCTCGCCGCAAGCCTCCGTCAGCGGCGCTCGTTCCTACGCCTGCTCGCTGTGGCCAATCGCCACCTCGTGCTCGATGAGGTGCACACCTACGACACCTACCAGGCAACGCTCCTCGCCGAGCTGCTCACCTTCCTCAGCGCCACACGGACGAACGTCACCCTGCTGTCGGCCTCCCTCCCCACCCACAGGCTGCAGCAGTTCACGACGGCCTACGCGCAGGCCGCACCCGACGGGGCCATCTACCCCGGCACCACCACCGCACGGGCAGGCCACGTCGAGCAGACCTCGGTGACCTCGCGCCGCTCCTTCGACCTCAGCTACCGCATCCACGAGACGCGAGCTGAGAACCTCGAGAACGCCCACACCAACCTCGCCCGCCGCTACCGGTCCGCGTCGGAGAACGCGCGGATCGGCGTTGTGGTCAACCAGGTCGACCGCTGCATCAACGTTGGCCGGCAGCTCAGCAACCTCGGCGAGGACGTCACCGTCTTCCACTCCCGCATGACCGCCGGCCACCGAGCTGAGATCTCCGGCCGTCTCACAGAGCTGCTCGGCCCGGAGAGCGCTACGGGAGGCGTGACGGTCGTCGGAACGCAGGTCATCGAGGCCTCGCTGGACATCGACTTCGACTGCATGGTCTCCGACCTCGCCCCCGCGGCGTCCCTCGTGCAGCGCAGCGGACGTCTGTGGCGACACTCGCAGCCCACGAACGGCACCTGGGAGCACGTCAGGCCCCGCCGCGGCGCCTCCCCGGTCGTCGACGTCGTCGCTGCCCTCGACGACCACGCCGCCAGCGGGCTGTCCCCCATCGCCCGCTACCCGTACCTGATGGCGGAGCTCAAGCGGACACTGGCAGCCCTGCGAGCTCGAGGAGGCACCCTCAGCATCCCCGGCGACGTCCAAGCGCTGGTCGACGCCGCGGCCATCACTGCCGAGGACCTCGACGACGAGATGAACCTCGCCGAGGCTGACATCGACGATGAGTACCGCGAAGACTTCCGCCGCCTCCGCAAGGCCGCCAGCGTCGTCATCCACTTCCGCGGCCACGGCTTCCACGAACCCATCCTCGACGAGGAGATGAGCTTCGAGACCCTGTCCGCCATCACCACCAGAGCCGAAGCGGACGACGCCAGCACCCGGTTCATCGACCAGGACCAGCAGACATTCCTCCTGCTCAGTGCCGATGGCCAGACCCCCTACGCATGGCACGGGACGGCCGACGATGCCGCCGAAGTCCGCGGCGGAGCCGACGCCAACGCCCTCCTCAGCGCCACCTTCACGATGAGCCTGTCCCGACGTCGCCAGATGCCGGGCCTCATCGACGCCATCGCCATGGACGACTGGAAGCCAGCGAACGCCATGTTCAAGCAGGTGCAGCCCGTCTTCCTCCTCGACCCCACCGACTACGACCCGCTGCTGGGGCTCGTCGCCGGCATGCGCTGA
- a CDS encoding type I-E CRISPR-associated protein Cse1/CasA, with the protein MTPTPHHSLRTMRWLPVITAAGLEHVTLDEALERAASIRGIGVRDPIVRAALNRFLIAVGTLVAREAGVTPRNVAGHARTGFTAAAVASALDLIDEHLWLVHETTPFMQLPDLARLADEGGAPVRPAAELFPRTPGATGKAWFDVAGDIYNPANLTPEQAAIGLITHWHYSPKSNVAALEMATVIGPDGTVAEKTLRWAHLGSVGMEGLHLERSLTFWHRGTTLAEFLLLNLSAAWLADDTLPAWASPYSTELPVHSLASSTYTANAALLVSEDEHTFAGVLRGGFPHSSDVEAAKKAANEQLVASNAEDPSRVWQDVTGKTGPTQRKLFTGFDLGHSTAQNLRAWILDAGIPDIKHGVLPSGTGAIDVLYLSASINFRMPNLTAAAWLTFNGAHLEPDDIARELVIELANTVAREPERALDEAIRKVFPNPASARVRTPAHKSALRSAVRSFHNSLEPLFGQAIADAAVGVTPANLIDDIQAAKAHAFDEAMKPYVNAKLTPLISRARADLADQVRRSHAQADTTTAFVGRFISQRQTDTRFRVALAGGSHPSTVKRAEQHLSHLELAGTELIGVTRALGLLARHRHLHHGDNSLGRALGRLATTGGRSTAELTGIRRKVELLTALDLEQAVIVLDSLLGRLTQAGIPVDFYDVVRTLRHWDSIADPRHRMTLTDAFHLTPQKAAA; encoded by the coding sequence GTGACCCCCACGCCCCACCACTCCCTGCGCACCATGCGCTGGCTCCCCGTCATCACGGCGGCCGGCCTCGAACACGTCACGCTCGACGAGGCGCTCGAACGAGCCGCCAGCATCAGGGGTATCGGAGTGCGGGACCCCATCGTGCGCGCCGCCCTGAACCGCTTCCTCATCGCGGTCGGCACCCTCGTTGCGAGGGAGGCAGGAGTCACCCCGCGCAACGTTGCCGGGCATGCCCGCACAGGCTTCACAGCCGCCGCCGTGGCCAGCGCACTTGACCTCATCGACGAGCACCTCTGGCTCGTCCACGAGACGACCCCGTTCATGCAGCTGCCCGACCTCGCACGACTCGCGGACGAAGGAGGAGCGCCCGTCCGGCCGGCGGCCGAGCTCTTCCCCCGCACCCCGGGCGCTACCGGCAAGGCCTGGTTCGACGTGGCCGGTGACATCTACAACCCTGCCAACCTCACGCCGGAGCAGGCAGCCATCGGCCTCATCACGCACTGGCACTACTCCCCCAAGTCCAACGTCGCCGCACTCGAAATGGCTACCGTCATCGGGCCTGACGGCACCGTGGCAGAGAAGACCTTGCGCTGGGCGCACCTGGGCAGTGTCGGCATGGAGGGCCTCCACCTCGAGCGGTCCTTGACGTTCTGGCACCGCGGCACCACCCTCGCTGAGTTCCTGCTCCTCAACCTCTCAGCAGCGTGGCTCGCCGACGACACTCTGCCAGCGTGGGCATCTCCGTACTCGACCGAGCTCCCCGTCCACAGCCTGGCCAGCAGCACCTACACGGCCAACGCAGCCCTCCTCGTCAGCGAGGACGAGCACACCTTCGCCGGAGTCCTCCGAGGAGGCTTCCCGCACAGCTCCGACGTCGAAGCGGCCAAGAAGGCCGCCAACGAGCAGCTAGTCGCCAGCAATGCCGAGGACCCCAGCCGGGTCTGGCAGGACGTCACCGGGAAGACAGGGCCGACCCAACGGAAGCTCTTCACCGGCTTCGACCTCGGCCACTCGACCGCCCAGAACCTCCGAGCCTGGATTCTCGACGCCGGCATCCCCGACATCAAGCACGGAGTCCTCCCCAGCGGTACCGGCGCCATCGACGTCCTCTACCTCAGCGCAAGCATCAACTTCCGCATGCCCAACCTCACCGCGGCCGCCTGGCTCACCTTCAACGGTGCACACCTCGAGCCTGACGACATCGCGCGTGAACTGGTCATCGAGCTGGCGAACACCGTCGCCCGCGAACCGGAACGCGCCCTCGACGAAGCCATCCGGAAGGTCTTCCCCAACCCTGCCTCAGCCCGCGTTCGCACCCCAGCCCACAAGAGCGCCCTGCGGTCCGCGGTTCGCTCCTTCCACAACAGCCTCGAGCCCCTCTTCGGTCAAGCGATCGCTGATGCGGCCGTCGGCGTGACACCGGCGAACCTCATCGACGACATCCAGGCCGCCAAGGCCCACGCCTTCGACGAAGCAATGAAGCCGTACGTCAACGCCAAACTCACACCCCTCATCAGCCGTGCACGAGCCGACCTCGCAGACCAGGTGCGCCGAAGCCACGCGCAGGCTGACACCACCACCGCCTTCGTCGGACGGTTCATCTCGCAGCGACAGACCGACACGCGCTTCCGAGTAGCCCTCGCCGGCGGCAGCCACCCCTCCACCGTCAAGCGAGCCGAGCAGCACCTCAGCCATCTCGAGCTCGCCGGTACAGAGCTCATCGGCGTGACACGCGCGCTCGGCCTCCTGGCCCGGCACCGGCACCTCCACCACGGCGACAACAGTCTCGGCCGAGCCCTCGGACGACTCGCCACCACCGGCGGCCGTTCCACCGCAGAGCTCACCGGCATCCGCCGCAAGGTCGAACTGCTCACCGCCCTCGACCTCGAGCAAGCAGTCATCGTCCTCGACAGCCTCCTCGGACGGCTCACCCAAGCCGGCATTCCCGTCGACTTCTACGACGTCGTGCGAACCCTCCGCCACTGGGACAGCATCGCCGACCCCCGCCACCGCATGACCCTCACCGACGCATTCCACCTCACCCCTCAGAAAGCTGCAGCCTGA
- a CDS encoding type I-E CRISPR-associated protein Cas7/Cse4/CasC, which yields MSFNFLTVHSLTALPVHNANRDDAGQPKQLRQGGTSRGVLSSQSIKRAARIGFERTAADLAPNLGSIRSRSIPQAAVDRATTLASNAGIPFDAEEAYLRATKTVTQLVSNTAAKEVKAIEKANTDRARHLKKAPAGTDADSYMADYDAKVAEKAAAAGDSTTTDTVIYVSAEEVESLAVALVESTDDIATDSIFRRRTGSLALAGFGRMTANAPHLRVEAGIAVSPAVTTHAITVDIDYFTATDDRSSAGAAHLDHAFQTSGVYYRNHTYDRRQIRNNWTGWDSADVDELLRHFVLENVLALPQGRKNSSGAQPFPDVIIAEQQIARRGYSFDQAVQPAPGGGYLTPSVDELYRMSAAARSFYGDAFGDTVISGLAAVGQASKLPGAGVVTMTGVTDFITSWLRA from the coding sequence ATGTCGTTCAACTTCCTCACGGTCCACTCCCTCACCGCCCTCCCCGTGCACAACGCCAACCGTGACGACGCCGGCCAGCCCAAGCAGCTCCGCCAGGGCGGAACCTCGCGCGGAGTGCTGTCCTCGCAGTCCATCAAGCGCGCAGCCCGCATCGGCTTCGAGAGAACAGCAGCTGACCTCGCCCCCAACCTCGGCAGCATCCGCTCGCGCAGCATCCCCCAGGCCGCAGTCGACCGCGCCACCACGCTGGCCAGCAACGCCGGGATCCCCTTCGACGCCGAGGAGGCCTACCTCCGCGCGACCAAGACCGTGACGCAGCTCGTCAGCAACACGGCTGCCAAGGAGGTCAAGGCGATCGAGAAGGCGAACACCGACCGGGCCCGCCACCTCAAGAAGGCCCCCGCCGGCACCGACGCCGACAGCTACATGGCCGACTACGACGCCAAGGTCGCCGAGAAGGCAGCCGCAGCTGGCGACTCGACCACCACCGACACCGTCATCTACGTCTCCGCCGAAGAGGTCGAATCGCTCGCCGTCGCGCTCGTCGAGTCGACCGACGACATCGCCACCGACTCCATCTTCCGACGCCGCACCGGCAGCCTCGCCCTCGCCGGCTTCGGACGCATGACCGCCAACGCTCCCCACCTCCGCGTCGAAGCCGGGATCGCCGTCAGCCCCGCCGTCACCACGCACGCCATCACCGTCGACATCGACTACTTCACCGCCACCGACGACCGCAGCAGCGCCGGTGCCGCCCACCTCGACCACGCCTTCCAGACCAGCGGCGTCTACTACCGGAACCACACCTACGACCGCCGCCAGATCCGCAACAACTGGACCGGCTGGGACTCAGCCGACGTCGACGAGCTGCTCCGCCACTTCGTCCTCGAGAACGTCCTCGCTCTCCCCCAGGGTCGGAAGAACTCCTCCGGCGCGCAGCCGTTCCCCGACGTCATCATCGCCGAACAGCAGATCGCCCGCCGCGGTTACAGCTTCGACCAGGCCGTCCAGCCCGCGCCCGGCGGTGGGTACCTCACCCCGTCCGTCGACGAGCTCTACCGCATGAGCGCAGCCGCTCGGAGCTTCTACGGCGACGCCTTCGGAGACACCGTCATCTCTGGCCTCGCAGCCGTCGGTCAGGCCAGCAAGCTCCCCGGAGCCGGCGTCGTCACCATGACCGGTGTCACCGACTTCATCACCAGCTGGCTCCGAGCGTGA
- the cas5e gene encoding type I-E CRISPR-associated protein Cas5/CasD: protein MTKTLLLRFAGDAQSWSSSSGRNKHTEGVPTRNGVLGLLGASLGAERGEMPAWLHATDIVARVDRPGTVVVDFHTVSNPPEDVGRTRTRQRIASGTSKALAAANYTVPNGQGRRWGDASMLTERAYLSGAEFLVAISHPDDDRLDQLAAAAWEPVFMTYLGRKAFAPSFPFYLGVHHRAAHDLLATIPTSTAGGRRLPIHAIEQDRNYANSYVTPTVAVTQDDLWKGWRPE from the coding sequence GTGACGAAGACACTCCTTCTCCGGTTCGCCGGCGACGCTCAGTCCTGGTCGTCATCGTCGGGGCGCAACAAGCACACCGAAGGCGTCCCCACGCGTAATGGAGTCCTCGGTCTCCTCGGCGCCTCCCTCGGCGCCGAACGCGGCGAGATGCCCGCATGGCTGCACGCGACCGACATCGTCGCTCGCGTCGACCGGCCTGGCACCGTCGTCGTCGACTTTCACACGGTGAGCAACCCACCTGAGGACGTCGGCCGCACCAGGACCCGACAGCGCATCGCGAGTGGCACAAGCAAGGCCCTCGCTGCCGCCAACTACACCGTCCCGAACGGGCAGGGTCGACGGTGGGGCGACGCGTCCATGCTCACCGAACGGGCCTACCTGTCCGGCGCCGAGTTCCTCGTCGCCATCAGCCACCCCGACGACGACCGGCTCGATCAGCTCGCTGCTGCTGCCTGGGAGCCGGTCTTCATGACCTACCTCGGCCGGAAAGCCTTCGCCCCGTCGTTCCCCTTCTACCTCGGCGTCCACCACCGTGCCGCGCATGACCTTCTCGCCACGATCCCGACGTCCACCGCCGGCGGCCGGCGCTTGCCCATCCACGCGATCGAGCAGGACCGGAACTACGCCAACAGCTACGTCACCCCCACGGTCGCGGTCACCCAAGACGACCTCTGGAAAGGATGGCGCCCCGAATGA
- a CDS encoding type I-E CRISPR-associated protein Cas6/Cse3/CasE, whose amino-acid sequence MTFLTRLPTATFDGSTRSRHEDVMSLFPAVLPGSEDRRRSANGILFGVHGETVVVRSSVRPTRDVPGLVTTAEGRTPGAGRRVHFTVTLNAVRRRKSGGVTPVDDVGSWFAEKAAGALDSVDIARHTLEQTHSGRSNLKIDTLTGTATVTDPEALSHLLRHGIGRAKSYGAGLLLVKAA is encoded by the coding sequence ATGACCTTCCTCACCCGCCTGCCCACCGCGACCTTCGACGGGAGCACGCGCAGCCGCCACGAAGACGTCATGTCGCTGTTCCCCGCAGTCCTCCCCGGCAGCGAAGACCGCCGCCGATCCGCGAACGGCATCCTGTTCGGAGTCCACGGCGAGACCGTCGTCGTTCGTTCATCCGTCCGACCGACCCGCGACGTCCCCGGCCTCGTGACCACAGCCGAGGGAAGAACCCCCGGCGCCGGACGTCGCGTCCACTTCACCGTCACCCTCAACGCGGTGCGACGGCGCAAGAGCGGCGGCGTCACCCCCGTGGACGACGTCGGAAGCTGGTTCGCCGAGAAGGCGGCCGGTGCACTCGACAGTGTCGACATCGCCCGCCACACGCTCGAGCAGACCCACAGCGGCCGCTCGAACCTTAAGATCGACACCCTCACAGGCACCGCCACAGTCACCGACCCGGAAGCACTCAGCCACCTCCTCCGACACGGCATCGGCCGAGCCAAGTCCTACGGCGCAGGCCTCCTGCTCGTGAAGGCCGCCTGA